A stretch of Castanea sativa cultivar Marrone di Chiusa Pesio chromosome 2, ASM4071231v1 DNA encodes these proteins:
- the LOC142625178 gene encoding uncharacterized protein LOC142625178: MAIALLHDMMHNEVKLYLDDMIVKSKERKGLIINLRKFFEKIKEYRLRLNLQKCTFGVITGKLLGFLKLRHIILPFQIWVVVRIDPLMYLFEKSALSRRLSWWLILLEEFDLKYVTRETIKGSIISDFCAKNPVEGEDGKEDFSDEDIMDMELRAWKMYFDRAVNQYGYRIGILLITPEGSHIPLVVKLNLKATNNMAKYEAYIAGMEALRELGVKEAEVFGNSTLVIAQAQRLWKVKEEHLKPYQQYLKDLTKTFDKIEYTVIPKLRISLQMPWLL, encoded by the exons ATGGCCATAGCCTTgttacatgatatgatgcacAATGAGGTTAAATTATATCTTGATGATATGATTGTGAAATCCAAGGAGAGAAAAGGTCTTATCATTAACTTGAGAAAGTTCTTCGAGAAGATCAAAGAGTATAGGCTGAGATTGAACCtgcaaaaatgcacttttgggGTAATTACGGGGAAATTGTTGGGCTTTTTG AAGTTGAGGCACATTATCCTACCTTTCCAAATATGGGTAGTAGTCAGAATAGATCCATTGATGTACTTGTTTGAAAAGTCCGCCTTGAGTAGAAGACTATCATGGTGGTTGATCCTATTAGAAGAATTTGATTTGAAGTATGTGACAAGGGAAACTATCAAAGGGAGTATCATATCAGATTTTTGTGCCAAGAACCCTGTGGAAGGAGAGGATGGTAAAGAAGATTTTTCGGATGAGGATATTATGGACATGGAGCTAAGGgcatggaagatgtattttgatAGAGCCGTGAACCAGTATGGGTATAGGATAGGCATACTCTTGATCACTCCGGAAGGATCTCACATACCCTTGGTAGTTAAGTTGAACTTGAAGGCGACCAATAACATGGCAAAATATGAGGCTTATATCGCTGGAATGGAAGCTCTCCGAGAACTGGGGGTAAAAGAGGCTGAGGTCTTTGGAAATTCGACTTTGGTTATAGCTCAAGCACAAAGGTTGTGGAAAGTGAAGGAAGAGCACTTAAAGCCCTATCAACAATATTTAAAGGATTTAACCAAGACCTTTGACAAGATTGAATATACGGTCATCCCTAAGCTTAGAATTAGTTTGCAAATGCCTTGGCTACTTTAG